From a region of the Roseivirga sp. 4D4 genome:
- a CDS encoding DUF1801 domain-containing protein, whose protein sequence is MSKSDLVLEINPAVKARFDSYPAEIKVKMDALRALIIEVAEETEGVDHLEETLKWGEPSYVTKHGSTLRIDWKAKSPDQYAMYFQCTSQLIPTFRFVFGEAFAYEGNRAVILPLSGDLPTKEVKQCIATALTYHKVKKLPTLGL, encoded by the coding sequence ATGTCCAAAAGTGACCTTGTTCTAGAAATCAATCCCGCGGTCAAAGCGAGATTTGATAGCTACCCAGCTGAGATCAAAGTAAAAATGGATGCTTTGAGAGCTTTGATCATTGAAGTAGCTGAAGAAACCGAGGGAGTTGATCACTTAGAGGAAACACTCAAATGGGGAGAACCCTCCTACGTCACGAAACATGGTAGCACACTAAGAATAGATTGGAAGGCAAAAAGCCCAGATCAATACGCCATGTACTTTCAATGTACAAGCCAATTAATCCCCACATTCAGATTCGTTTTCGGAGAAGCCTTTGCATATGAAGGTAATCGGGCGGTAATACTTCCATTGAGCGGAGACTTGCCGACCAAAGAAGTCAAGCAATGCATCGCCACAGCTCTCACCTATCACAAGGTAAAGAAGCTGCCTACTTTGGGTTTATAA
- a CDS encoding SPFH domain-containing protein: MTFFGIILLILGLITLIMRPLLSDEDKFTEDKDGQTIKTASKAPALLLMFTRRVSMAILISGATLITLPNLFFWAEPGYQYFLVYPSGKKSAIMTEGIKFRGFAKITPWQKFIDVKVVNPGDDTDDIEGQMEPIPIRFIDQVTATTKLSTRFQLPADKESFIELAIEFRSLQNLAQNTLIPTVREVVSNTGYMFAAQDYISGSASDFRVSIEEQLKDGAFSVEKTEYRDTVITAIEQGDREIKEVQTRYEVNKRKDENGQFIRIPHDINENNIIVAQVIVDDVVLEQVFKQRLEAQRDESAKRQLEQQKIKTAKDAQARIIAEGERDKAAERVTQEKEQVKALISIETKLKQEETNKKLAAIALETERLKATAQKVKADAESYQNAKLVSAGLTPQQQAELQKQIAIGVAQQVAKIKFPTTMIISGGEDGGTPLEALIGAAMTKQLTSASKGGN; the protein is encoded by the coding sequence ATGACATTTTTCGGAATCATTTTATTAATCCTCGGTTTGATCACTCTGATCATGAGACCCTTGCTTTCAGATGAAGACAAGTTTACCGAGGACAAAGACGGTCAAACGATAAAGACCGCATCCAAAGCGCCAGCTTTGTTGTTGATGTTTACCAGACGGGTATCCATGGCCATTTTGATCTCTGGTGCTACGCTGATCACACTGCCTAATTTATTCTTCTGGGCCGAGCCAGGCTATCAGTACTTTCTGGTTTACCCAAGTGGTAAAAAAAGCGCAATCATGACAGAGGGCATTAAGTTCAGAGGCTTTGCCAAAATAACACCGTGGCAAAAGTTTATTGATGTGAAAGTGGTAAACCCAGGTGACGACACCGATGATATCGAAGGGCAGATGGAGCCCATTCCCATACGATTCATTGACCAAGTTACCGCCACCACCAAGCTATCAACTCGTTTTCAATTACCTGCGGACAAGGAGTCTTTCATCGAGTTGGCTATCGAGTTCCGTAGCCTACAAAATCTTGCACAAAACACCCTAATCCCTACGGTAAGAGAGGTGGTTTCTAATACAGGCTATATGTTTGCTGCGCAAGATTATATCTCAGGTTCGGCATCAGACTTTAGGGTCTCGATTGAAGAACAGTTAAAAGATGGTGCCTTTAGTGTGGAGAAAACTGAATATCGCGATACAGTGATCACAGCCATTGAGCAAGGTGACCGTGAAATCAAAGAAGTTCAGACTCGCTACGAGGTAAACAAGCGTAAGGATGAGAATGGTCAGTTCATTCGAATTCCTCACGACATCAATGAAAACAACATAATCGTGGCTCAGGTAATCGTGGATGATGTAGTACTTGAGCAAGTCTTTAAGCAAAGACTAGAAGCACAGCGTGACGAGTCTGCAAAAAGACAGCTCGAGCAGCAGAAGATTAAGACTGCGAAAGATGCTCAGGCCAGAATTATCGCAGAGGGTGAGCGTGACAAGGCTGCTGAGCGTGTGACTCAGGAGAAAGAGCAAGTGAAGGCCTTGATCTCCATTGAGACCAAGCTGAAGCAAGAGGAGACTAACAAGAAGTTAGCAGCCATAGCACTCGAAACAGAGCGTTTAAAGGCCACGGCTCAAAAGGTGAAAGCCGATGCTGAGTCTTACCAAAATGCCAAACTAGTTTCGGCAGGTTTGACCCCACAGCAGCAGGCGGAATTACAAAAGCAAATTGCCATTGGGGTAGCCCAGCAGGTTGCTAAGATTAAATTCCCTACCACCATGATTATCTCAGGTGGTGAGGATGGAGGAACACCACTGGAGGCACTCATCGGGGCGGCCATGACCAAACAGTTGACCAGTGCCAGTAAAGGTGGCAACTAA
- the guaA gene encoding glutamine-hydrolyzing GMP synthase yields MAEQILILDFGSQYTQLIARRVRELNVYCEIHPFNHIPEITDDIKGVILSGSPCSVREEDAPDLDLDQFRGKMPVLGVCYGAQLMAQKYGGNVMPSEIREYGRARLSRVDGHYPLLKEISLDSQVWMSHADTISELPAGFDVIASTSSVEKAAFKVQGEETYGIQFHPEVTHSEEGKELVRNFVVHICGCSQDWTPDLFAESTVAALKEKLGDDKVILGLSGGVDSSVAAVLIHKAIGENLHCIFVDNGLLRKNEFDSVLESYKGMGLNVKGVDAKEQFYSALAGITDPEGKRKAIGRVFIEVFDQEAQKVEDAKWLGQGTIYPDIIESVSVKGPSATIKSHHNVGGLPEKMNLKVVEPLNTLFKDEVRNVGRSLEIDQNILGRHPFPGPGLGIRILGDITAEKVAILQEVDYIFIQGLKDNGLYDDVWQAGSMLLPIQSVGVMGDERTYERVVALRAVTSVDGMTADWCHLPYNFLQDVSNEIINKVKGVNRVVYDISSKPPATIEWE; encoded by the coding sequence ATGGCAGAACAGATCCTCATTCTCGACTTCGGTTCCCAATACACCCAGCTGATTGCCAGAAGAGTTCGAGAGCTTAACGTTTATTGTGAAATTCATCCTTTTAACCACATTCCGGAAATTACGGATGACATAAAAGGTGTCATTCTATCAGGTAGTCCTTGCTCAGTAAGAGAAGAAGATGCACCGGATTTAGACTTAGATCAATTCAGAGGTAAGATGCCGGTTCTAGGTGTTTGTTATGGCGCTCAGTTGATGGCTCAAAAGTATGGAGGTAATGTAATGCCTTCAGAGATTCGCGAGTACGGTCGTGCAAGGTTGAGCAGGGTTGATGGGCATTATCCATTACTAAAAGAGATTAGCCTTGATTCTCAGGTTTGGATGTCTCACGCAGATACCATCTCTGAACTACCAGCAGGTTTCGATGTCATTGCCAGTACATCTAGTGTTGAGAAGGCAGCCTTCAAAGTTCAGGGCGAAGAAACTTATGGAATACAGTTTCACCCAGAGGTAACGCACTCAGAAGAAGGAAAAGAGCTAGTAAGAAATTTTGTAGTACACATCTGCGGTTGTTCGCAAGATTGGACTCCTGACTTGTTTGCAGAGTCTACAGTTGCAGCCCTTAAAGAAAAGTTAGGTGATGATAAGGTAATTCTGGGGCTTTCGGGTGGAGTTGATTCTTCAGTAGCCGCTGTTTTAATACACAAAGCGATCGGTGAAAACCTCCATTGCATTTTTGTTGACAATGGACTTCTGAGAAAGAACGAATTCGATTCTGTACTTGAGTCTTATAAAGGCATGGGACTGAACGTGAAAGGAGTAGATGCCAAAGAACAATTCTATTCTGCGCTAGCTGGTATTACCGATCCAGAAGGTAAGAGAAAAGCAATCGGTCGAGTGTTTATCGAAGTATTTGATCAAGAGGCTCAAAAAGTAGAAGATGCTAAATGGTTAGGTCAAGGAACCATCTATCCAGATATAATTGAGTCGGTTTCTGTGAAGGGTCCTTCGGCCACAATAAAATCGCATCATAACGTTGGTGGTTTACCGGAGAAGATGAACCTGAAAGTGGTCGAACCACTGAATACACTCTTTAAAGACGAAGTAAGAAATGTTGGACGAAGCCTTGAAATCGATCAAAATATTCTGGGTCGTCATCCTTTTCCAGGCCCTGGCTTGGGTATCAGGATTTTAGGAGACATTACTGCTGAGAAAGTAGCTATCTTGCAAGAAGTGGATTACATTTTTATCCAAGGATTAAAAGACAATGGCCTTTATGACGATGTCTGGCAGGCGGGCTCAATGCTATTGCCTATTCAGTCAGTTGGTGTAATGGGGGATGAAAGAACTTACGAACGAGTTGTGGCACTTCGGGCTGTGACAAGTGTGGATGGAATGACAGCGGACTGGTGTCATCTGCCATATAATTTTTTACAGGACGTCTCGAACGAGATCATCAATAAGGTAAAAGGAGTAAATAGAGTGGTTTATGATATCAGCTCTAAACCACCAGCAACCATCGAATGGGAGTAG
- a CDS encoding tetratricopeptide repeat protein gives MGVAKRFFLAIVLSIFCTSIGFSQDVKALFDEGKRLFDQEQYALALGKFAPLTSMGQSNDLVKYSSYYYAIAAHKSGDNTSAKNMFKQLLQKYPDWNVKEDVNYWLGYLAAEEGDIESAFRYFDLVTKPELGESKKALKSQLLSNTTDLKALQKLLDEYPEDNLIASQLANEVLALPVQEQDMLLLSNLQSEYALNLDLGIDGIEYSPKKSTYNVGLFLPFRYSPDSAMLVRSMSNWTTRMYEGVAIGVQKLKDEGVDINLITIDTQNLETRLENQVEDGVLTDLDLIIGPVTQRAVELMSNFSKEKQVNIINPLSSNGDILKDNPFAFLYYPSNESIAIKAAEYAKQNFTRNKNAAVFYSGFSDVARADLYRQIIEKDSFDVTIFREVRPNESVNIQQWLIEEEEVDKDSAVVANMIAEMDSLREAGEEEWEIYSQRDFVYDTLKILPDSIGHVFIASDISSLASSALSGIEGRPDTVEYLSSSRFLTAESSISFDQLERLNATFLGTNLINYNTPEVAEFRERYVAAYLKSPIKEDRLGDAYIGYDIMVTFGRLLGDYGKYFQVGVKRRDDFRGELTEKFNYRLSNDNRYLPVLKVEGAAIVPRNNN, from the coding sequence ATGGGAGTAGCAAAGAGGTTTTTTTTAGCAATAGTCTTGTCCATCTTTTGTACAAGCATTGGCTTTTCGCAAGACGTTAAGGCGCTTTTTGACGAAGGCAAAAGGCTTTTTGACCAAGAGCAGTATGCCTTGGCCCTGGGTAAGTTTGCACCGCTGACTTCTATGGGCCAGAGCAACGATTTGGTGAAGTATTCATCCTATTATTATGCCATTGCGGCTCATAAGTCAGGAGATAATACGAGTGCCAAAAATATGTTCAAGCAGTTGCTTCAGAAGTACCCAGACTGGAATGTCAAAGAAGATGTCAACTATTGGTTGGGTTACCTTGCGGCTGAAGAGGGAGATATTGAAAGTGCATTTCGATATTTCGATTTGGTCACTAAACCAGAGCTTGGCGAGAGCAAAAAAGCATTGAAGTCACAGCTGCTTTCCAACACGACTGATTTGAAGGCACTTCAAAAACTATTGGATGAATACCCTGAGGATAACCTGATCGCTTCTCAGTTGGCTAACGAAGTACTGGCGCTCCCGGTGCAAGAGCAGGATATGCTTTTGTTGTCGAATCTTCAATCTGAATATGCCTTGAACCTCGACTTGGGGATTGACGGAATAGAATATTCTCCGAAGAAATCAACCTATAATGTTGGGCTCTTTTTACCATTTAGGTATAGCCCTGACTCGGCAATGCTCGTTCGTTCTATGTCCAACTGGACAACTAGAATGTATGAAGGAGTGGCTATTGGTGTTCAAAAACTTAAGGATGAAGGGGTTGATATTAATCTCATCACTATTGATACTCAGAATTTAGAAACAAGGCTTGAAAATCAGGTGGAAGACGGAGTACTCACAGATTTAGACTTAATCATTGGACCCGTAACACAGCGTGCCGTTGAGTTGATGTCCAATTTTTCTAAAGAGAAGCAGGTCAACATTATCAATCCATTATCATCAAACGGAGATATTCTGAAGGATAATCCATTTGCATTTTTATACTATCCAAGTAATGAATCCATCGCTATAAAGGCAGCTGAGTATGCCAAACAGAATTTCACTAGAAATAAAAATGCCGCGGTATTCTACAGTGGCTTTAGCGATGTAGCAAGAGCTGACCTTTACCGTCAAATCATCGAAAAAGATTCTTTCGATGTCACAATTTTCCGTGAGGTGAGGCCTAATGAATCAGTGAATATTCAGCAGTGGCTTATCGAGGAGGAGGAAGTGGATAAAGACTCCGCTGTTGTAGCCAATATGATTGCTGAAATGGACTCACTTCGTGAAGCAGGCGAAGAAGAATGGGAGATTTACAGCCAAAGAGATTTCGTTTATGATACACTGAAAATCCTTCCAGATAGTATCGGTCATGTGTTTATTGCCTCAGATATTTCCTCATTGGCTTCGAGTGCTTTGAGTGGAATTGAAGGGAGACCTGATACAGTTGAATACTTATCTTCTTCAAGGTTTTTGACTGCTGAGAGCTCCATCTCTTTTGATCAACTAGAACGGTTGAATGCTACATTTTTAGGTACGAATCTGATCAATTATAATACCCCAGAAGTTGCTGAGTTCAGAGAGAGATATGTTGCCGCTTATTTGAAAAGCCCGATCAAGGAAGATCGCCTTGGCGATGCCTACATAGGCTATGATATCATGGTTACTTTCGGTAGGCTGTTGGGCGATTATGGTAAGTATTTTCAGGTAGGAGTAAAACGAAGAGATGATTTTAGAGGGGAGCTTACAGAAAAATTCAATTATCGACTTTCGAATGACAATCGCTATCTGCCTGTCTTGAAGGTGGAGGGAGCTGCCATCGTACCTCGAAACAATAATTAG
- the hemL gene encoding glutamate-1-semialdehyde 2,1-aminomutase, giving the protein MNSSNSQRLFEEAQHFIPGGVNSPVRAFKAVGGNPLFIKSAKGAFITDQDDNEYIELINSWGPMILGHGNERIEEAVKKAVESSLSFGAPTAIEVEMAKLICSMVPSIEKVRMVNSGTEATMSAIRLARGYTGRDKMIKFEGCYHGHGDSFLIAAGSGAITLGEPDSPGVTRGVANDTLTVPYNDLGRVEEVINANKDQVAAIIVEPVAGNMGCVLPAEGFLEGLRKLCDANGIVLIFDEVMTGFRLSKAGAQGIYGVNPDLTTLGKIIGGGMPVGAYGGRQEIMDYVSPQGPVYQAGTLSGNPVAMAAGLAMLTQINEDAALYAGLAQATEAIELGFQNNLDELGLGYTMNRIGSMVSLFFTDQKVTDFETAKTTSTEKFGQYFREMLNQGVYLAPSQYESLFVSKAITEDLVDRIVTANRNALKAIH; this is encoded by the coding sequence ATGAATTCATCAAATAGCCAGCGTCTTTTCGAAGAGGCTCAGCACTTCATTCCAGGAGGAGTTAACTCGCCAGTGAGGGCCTTTAAGGCAGTGGGAGGAAACCCTTTATTCATTAAGTCAGCCAAGGGCGCTTTCATCACCGATCAGGACGATAACGAATACATTGAGTTGATCAATTCCTGGGGACCAATGATTCTCGGGCATGGTAATGAAAGGATTGAGGAAGCAGTTAAAAAAGCTGTTGAAAGTTCACTGTCCTTTGGAGCACCAACGGCTATAGAAGTTGAGATGGCTAAGTTGATCTGTTCGATGGTACCAAGCATCGAGAAGGTCAGAATGGTGAACTCGGGTACAGAGGCCACCATGTCAGCCATACGATTAGCCAGAGGCTATACTGGTCGTGATAAGATGATCAAGTTTGAGGGTTGCTATCACGGTCATGGAGATTCGTTCCTTATTGCTGCAGGTAGTGGTGCGATTACCTTAGGGGAGCCTGATAGCCCGGGAGTTACCCGCGGTGTGGCAAACGACACCCTAACCGTTCCTTATAATGATCTTGGTAGGGTAGAAGAAGTGATCAACGCCAACAAGGATCAGGTGGCGGCTATCATAGTAGAGCCGGTAGCAGGTAATATGGGTTGTGTACTTCCAGCAGAAGGCTTTCTAGAAGGTCTGAGAAAGCTTTGCGATGCCAATGGCATTGTACTCATTTTTGATGAAGTGATGACTGGCTTTAGGTTATCCAAAGCTGGAGCTCAAGGTATTTACGGGGTGAACCCCGATCTAACTACATTAGGTAAGATTATTGGAGGAGGTATGCCTGTAGGTGCTTATGGCGGTAGGCAAGAAATCATGGATTACGTTTCTCCCCAAGGGCCTGTTTATCAAGCAGGAACACTCTCAGGAAATCCAGTAGCTATGGCCGCTGGTTTGGCCATGCTTACGCAAATCAATGAAGATGCTGCTTTGTATGCTGGTTTAGCTCAGGCTACCGAGGCTATCGAACTTGGCTTTCAGAATAATTTGGACGAGCTGGGTTTGGGTTATACCATGAATCGAATCGGTTCTATGGTCAGCTTGTTTTTCACCGATCAAAAGGTGACTGACTTTGAGACTGCTAAAACTACAAGCACCGAAAAATTCGGACAATACTTCAGAGAGATGCTGAACCAAGGAGTATATCTAGCACCCTCTCAGTACGAGTCTTTGTTTGTTTCCAAAGCTATCACGGAAGACCTGGTGGATAGAATTGTTACCGCCAACAGAAATGCCCTCAAGGCCATTCATTAG
- a CDS encoding DUF3667 domain-containing protein produces the protein MIEKKRKSTVCKNCSSTLEEHYNFCPTCGQSNSDNNVTFATLIKEFIDNYLGIDSKMAHSAIPFLIRPGNLTNRFQEGKIKHFIHPVRLYFVMSLFYFFTISYLLSGIDLRTIQDETVNYGGEIQFEALKSDDRWGALSSAKKLEILPDSLVKSFSDIKTFEQLYDSIESQIGTDSLMNFEVAVESTPLPAGDESDVERFHRLARDRRLTDKEFMDSLGGNFSNDGFFDEGQQAHINSQVRKIFENDQGFKGFVLGNLPLMMFILIPLFAGVLKFFYVRRKHLYIKHIVHALHVHSFAYMAYGIGLLIIFKIVTEGNFPDANIMAWRGIIGGVFFIGVSTYVYTSFLKVYKQGWFKTLIKFNLVGLIYSIFLQIFFYLEIFISFWYYNG, from the coding sequence ATGATAGAGAAGAAACGCAAAAGCACTGTATGCAAGAATTGTAGTTCGACATTAGAAGAACACTATAACTTCTGCCCTACCTGCGGTCAATCAAATTCTGACAACAATGTGACCTTCGCTACATTGATCAAAGAGTTTATTGATAACTATCTCGGCATCGACTCTAAAATGGCGCATAGTGCCATCCCTTTCTTAATCAGACCCGGCAACCTAACCAACAGATTTCAGGAAGGAAAAATCAAGCACTTTATACATCCGGTGAGACTCTATTTTGTCATGAGTCTCTTCTATTTCTTCACCATCAGTTACCTATTGTCCGGTATAGACCTCAGAACTATTCAGGATGAAACGGTGAACTATGGAGGAGAGATTCAATTTGAAGCTTTAAAGTCAGACGATCGCTGGGGTGCTCTTTCAAGTGCCAAAAAACTCGAAATACTACCTGATTCACTGGTCAAGAGCTTCTCAGATATCAAAACATTTGAGCAACTCTATGATTCAATTGAATCTCAGATTGGTACCGATTCACTGATGAATTTCGAAGTGGCGGTTGAATCAACTCCTTTACCAGCAGGAGATGAAAGCGATGTAGAGAGATTCCATCGGTTGGCGCGCGATCGTAGACTTACTGACAAAGAGTTTATGGATTCACTTGGGGGTAATTTCTCTAACGATGGGTTTTTCGATGAAGGCCAGCAAGCTCATATCAATAGCCAGGTGAGAAAAATATTCGAGAATGATCAGGGCTTCAAAGGTTTTGTGCTTGGCAACCTTCCCTTGATGATGTTTATACTCATTCCGCTGTTTGCAGGTGTTTTGAAATTCTTCTACGTGAGGAGAAAACACCTGTATATCAAGCATATAGTACATGCCTTGCACGTACATTCCTTTGCCTATATGGCTTATGGTATTGGACTCCTAATTATTTTTAAGATTGTTACCGAGGGCAACTTTCCAGATGCCAACATTATGGCCTGGAGAGGAATCATTGGTGGCGTTTTCTTCATAGGTGTAAGTACCTACGTTTACACGTCTTTCTTGAAAGTATATAAGCAAGGGTGGTTCAAGACCTTAATTAAGTTCAATCTGGTAGGTCTGATTTACTCTATATTTCTACAGATATTCTTCTATCTGGAAATCTTCATCAGCTTCTGGTACTACAACGGATAA
- a CDS encoding DUF2911 domain-containing protein: MKWPSQLLLTLLILLVCQGCFSPSGKSEYYLVTKLGNDTLAIERITIDTLGEIKADVLLRSPRISLKSYHLTYDENNIIKELLSFDNTELGSFKGFMRGSIMGTNYKTTGDSLRINTMGRNGPVTYHILNDRQLLPFIDMVHWPFDLAFQRHVESDTDSIHQYMLSGRRISDFIIHKTGDRSYTLRHPSRGVMEVNTTNAGGLQRLDAKATTRKLIVTRTNRLDFDALVSRFIEKDKAGSPFGTLSGAIVGDFEFGGSEFQVSYGSPAKRGREIFGGIVPYGARWRTGANRATHFKTSKAIKIEGKTIPAGEYTLFTIPEANGGTLIINSQTGQNGRSYDESRDFMRTAMSRSSQSEVTEQFTVKVVETASGGSIQLIWDQTIYSVDFNF, encoded by the coding sequence ATGAAATGGCCATCTCAGTTACTCCTGACACTATTAATCTTACTCGTATGTCAAGGTTGTTTTAGTCCATCAGGAAAATCAGAGTATTACCTTGTCACGAAACTGGGTAATGACACACTGGCCATTGAAAGGATAACAATCGACACACTGGGCGAGATCAAGGCCGATGTATTATTGAGGAGTCCAAGAATTTCATTAAAGAGCTATCATCTCACCTATGACGAAAACAATATCATTAAAGAGCTACTCAGCTTTGACAATACTGAATTAGGCAGCTTCAAGGGGTTTATGAGGGGTAGCATCATGGGCACCAACTATAAAACCACAGGTGACAGCCTTAGGATTAACACTATGGGTCGAAATGGCCCGGTAACGTACCACATACTCAACGACCGCCAATTGTTACCCTTCATTGACATGGTCCATTGGCCTTTCGACCTAGCATTTCAAAGGCACGTTGAATCAGATACCGATTCTATTCATCAATATATGTTATCGGGTAGGCGCATATCTGACTTTATTATCCACAAAACTGGAGACAGGTCATATACTTTAAGACATCCAAGCAGAGGGGTAATGGAAGTGAATACTACCAATGCTGGTGGACTCCAGCGCCTTGATGCAAAAGCCACAACCAGAAAGCTGATCGTTACCAGAACGAACAGGTTAGATTTTGATGCACTGGTGTCTCGATTTATTGAAAAGGATAAAGCCGGTTCCCCATTCGGTACACTATCTGGTGCCATTGTTGGTGACTTTGAATTCGGAGGATCTGAATTTCAAGTAAGCTATGGCTCACCTGCTAAAAGAGGCAGAGAGATTTTTGGAGGTATAGTACCTTATGGGGCACGTTGGAGAACTGGTGCCAATAGGGCCACACATTTTAAAACTTCAAAAGCAATCAAAATAGAAGGCAAGACAATCCCAGCAGGTGAGTATACGCTGTTTACTATTCCTGAGGCCAATGGAGGAACCTTAATCATCAATAGCCAAACAGGGCAAAACGGAAGGTCCTATGATGAGTCAAGGGATTTTATGAGAACTGCTATGTCCAGAAGCAGCCAAAGTGAAGTAACCGAACAATTCACTGTGAAAGTAGTAGAAACTGCGTCTGGCGGAAGCATACAATTGATTTGGGACCAGACCATCTATTCGGTAGACTTTAACTTTTAA
- a CDS encoding DUF4442 domain-containing protein — MFDTTQLIERAKTSKKHLALLNFGLARMIPFNKPHGFKIIQMGDDFVKVKIPYKRINFNHIKGIHACALATASEYSTGLVLLNKLDAKAYRIIMQKMEMNYHYQGKMDVVVTYELTEDWLNANILEPLKTEESVVVNCEVKSFDTQGNHLTTGHIFWQIKPWNKVKTKA; from the coding sequence ATGTTTGATACCACACAGTTAATAGAGCGAGCAAAAACTTCCAAAAAGCATTTGGCGCTCCTGAATTTTGGATTGGCCAGAATGATCCCATTTAATAAGCCACATGGATTCAAAATTATTCAAATGGGTGATGACTTTGTGAAAGTGAAGATCCCTTACAAAAGAATCAATTTTAACCACATCAAGGGCATTCATGCCTGTGCCTTAGCCACCGCATCAGAATACTCTACCGGCCTTGTACTCTTAAATAAACTAGATGCCAAGGCTTACCGGATCATCATGCAAAAGATGGAAATGAACTATCATTACCAGGGGAAAATGGATGTGGTAGTGACTTATGAACTAACGGAAGATTGGCTCAATGCGAATATTCTGGAGCCTTTAAAAACAGAAGAGTCCGTAGTGGTAAACTGCGAAGTAAAGTCCTTCGATACGCAAGGAAACCATTTGACCACTGGCCATATCTTCTGGCAGATCAAGCCTTGGAATAAAGTAAAGACAAAGGCCTAA
- a CDS encoding NAD(P)/FAD-dependent oxidoreductase codes for MLSFWEKDEFLNYDHVVVGGGIVGLSTAISIKERDSKAKVLVLEQGTFPTGASTKNAGFACFGSLTEILADLRGLPESEVFNLVKLRWEGLQLLRARVGDDGLDYQNLGGYELLRSSDMGAFQEMNRINEMLMPLFGEAVYHDSSAKINQLGFSPSVVKGLVFNPFEAQLHSGKMMKSLTRLATDLGVEILTGTSVSQFDEDSNGVSVHTTSDITFHARKLAICTNAFSKSLLPNTDLVPGRGVVLVTKPIAGLKFKGTFHYDEGYYYFRNYQDRILFGGGRNLDVTGEETTVFEVRDLILEKLKSDLNEVIIPGQDFEIDHIWSGIMAFGPNKQPILESHSDNVHIGVRLGGMGVAIGSKMGFELAELMLR; via the coding sequence ATGCTGAGCTTTTGGGAGAAGGACGAGTTTTTAAACTACGATCATGTTGTAGTTGGTGGTGGTATTGTAGGCCTTTCAACCGCGATCAGCATTAAGGAGAGAGATTCAAAAGCAAAAGTACTAGTCTTAGAACAAGGCACATTTCCAACAGGCGCTTCAACCAAGAATGCTGGTTTTGCCTGCTTTGGTAGTTTAACTGAAATTCTGGCCGACCTCAGAGGCTTGCCCGAATCGGAAGTATTTAATCTAGTAAAGCTGAGATGGGAAGGTCTGCAATTGCTGAGGGCTAGGGTGGGTGATGATGGTTTGGATTATCAAAACCTGGGAGGTTATGAACTATTGCGATCCAGCGATATGGGAGCATTTCAGGAGATGAATAGAATCAATGAAATGCTAATGCCATTGTTTGGCGAAGCGGTTTATCATGATAGTTCAGCGAAAATCAATCAACTCGGATTTAGTCCTTCAGTTGTGAAAGGGTTGGTTTTCAATCCGTTTGAAGCACAACTGCATAGTGGAAAGATGATGAAGTCGTTAACCCGATTGGCGACCGATTTAGGTGTGGAGATATTAACAGGAACCTCGGTTTCTCAATTTGATGAAGATTCAAATGGTGTCTCTGTTCATACTACCAGCGATATAACATTCCATGCAAGAAAACTTGCGATTTGTACCAACGCATTTTCAAAATCGCTTTTGCCTAATACTGATTTGGTGCCAGGTCGAGGAGTGGTGTTGGTTACCAAACCAATAGCAGGTTTAAAATTCAAAGGGACGTTTCACTACGATGAAGGCTATTATTACTTCCGAAACTATCAAGATCGCATTCTTTTTGGTGGAGGTAGAAACCTAGATGTCACAGGCGAAGAGACGACAGTATTTGAGGTGAGAGACCTGATACTGGAAAAACTGAAGTCAGACCTCAATGAAGTCATTATTCCAGGCCAGGACTTTGAGATAGATCACATCTGGTCAGGAATTATGGCTTTCGGCCCAAATAAACAGCCTATCCTGGAAAGCCATTCTGACAATGTCCATATCGGAGTTCGGCTCGGGGGAATGGGGGTTGCCATCGGCAGTAAAATGGGTTTTGAATTGGCAGAGCTAATGCTTCGATAG